In a single window of the Ruminococcus albus 7 = DSM 20455 genome:
- a CDS encoding leucine-rich repeat protein, giving the protein MRKLIYGITAAIMLFGTAYTPADVNFFDAVISADAAEAAEYTEDGFGCVNTGDGVRIVSYTGTDTDLVLPSVIRGRDVTSIAPYCFEFNNTLRHVTISDSIKDIGDHAFFGCRGLISADIPTGVTSIGNSCFWGCTKLEKVHIPDSVTVLGPLVFSGCTALTDVALPSGLEVLPDYTFNSCRSLSDVTIPESVTEIRYKCFTDCTSLKTLRIPKDAKIADHAVGFYTEGSSCKLTEGFTMYVYHGSPAEEYAVRSGVPHLCADAVAGDVNADGTVNVNDIVLIAAHIKGIAPMDTGSAARADVNGDDHVTVTDLSMTAAHVKGKKSL; this is encoded by the coding sequence ATGAGAAAGCTTATTTACGGGATCACGGCGGCTATAATGTTGTTTGGCACAGCTTATACACCTGCTGACGTTAATTTTTTTGATGCGGTCATTTCAGCGGATGCGGCTGAAGCCGCTGAGTATACAGAGGACGGATTCGGCTGCGTAAACACCGGGGACGGAGTCAGGATAGTATCATATACGGGCACAGACACTGATCTTGTACTTCCTTCGGTCATAAGGGGCAGGGATGTTACTTCCATAGCCCCTTACTGCTTTGAATTCAACAATACCCTCCGTCATGTGACCATAAGCGACAGCATCAAAGATATAGGCGATCATGCATTTTTCGGCTGCCGCGGTCTTATCAGCGCGGATATACCCACAGGTGTGACAAGTATAGGCAATTCATGCTTCTGGGGATGTACGAAGCTTGAAAAAGTACATATCCCCGACAGTGTCACCGTTTTGGGACCCCTTGTATTCTCCGGATGCACCGCACTCACCGATGTGGCGCTGCCATCGGGACTTGAGGTACTGCCCGATTACACCTTCAACAGCTGCAGGTCACTTTCGGATGTGACTATCCCTGAAAGTGTGACGGAGATACGCTACAAGTGCTTCACGGATTGCACATCCCTTAAAACACTGAGGATACCGAAAGATGCAAAGATAGCGGATCACGCTGTGGGTTTTTATACTGAGGGCAGCAGCTGCAAACTAACTGAGGGATTTACGATGTATGTTTATCACGGCTCCCCTGCTGAGGAATATGCAGTGAGATCAGGAGTTCCTCACTTATGCGCTGATGCTGTTGCCGGCGATGTGAATGCTGACGGCACAGTAAACGTAAATGACATAGTTCTTATCGCTGCACACATAAAAGGGATCGCACCTATGGACACGGGATCGGCTGCAAGGGCAGATGTCAATGGTGATGACCATGTTACAGTGACAGATCTTTCAATGACCGCAGCACACGTCAAGGGCAAAAAGAGCCTGTGA